The sequence TACTGTAATATAATCTAGCTTTCTTGAAGATGAATATTTTGTACCTGCTAAAGTATAGTCGATTTTATCACCATACTGCGAGTATAATACCTCTGGTTGTACGCTGAATGAGCTTGCTACCGGAATGTTGGCAAATACACCAGCATTGAATCCGATTTTAGATTTTTGGTCATCTAACCCATTGTCTTTTGAAAGTGAAGAAACGTTCATTCCTCCTTTTACCCCAAATGTTACCGGATTAGAAGAAGTTGTTTGTTGAGCGAACGCTAATGTTCCTGCAGTTACTGCTAATCCTAAAATTAACTTTTTCATAACTTTAAATTTTTAATTTTACTCTTTCTTAATTTTAAATTTTACTACTTGTTCACATTTCTGTTGAACGCTGGAGATCTTTCAAATTGCTTGCCAAAAAATATTTTCACTGGTTAAAATCAATAAAAAAACAGTTGTTTTCCATATTTGGTTTTGATTTAAGTAATTGATTAATAGTATTTTGAATATTTAATTAAACATTTGTTTAGAATGAGGCTAAATTAATAGTCTTACCTAAAAAAGAGTTGAAAAATTGACTTAAAGATCAAAATTCTTTGGTGAATCATATGAATTTTTGCAAGAATTAATAGATTCAAGGATGTCTTTTGGATCTTACCAGCCGTTTTTTGATTCCCTATTTTGTTAAGCATTAGCATCATTTGATAAAATGAGACTTTCTCTCAAATTACAATCTTATTGGAAGACAGTTATATAAACCCAAATTTCTGCAAAAGAGCATTACCAAACCATTTTGCTTTACTAATTTTGTATTTCTTTTACAATGATAACCTGATACTCTTACAAAACATCTCATTGAATTTTGTAAGAACTCATTAACCTTTACAACATGAAAAAATGCACATTGCTGCTGTTACTTCTTTTTTTTGAAAATAACTTACAAGCTCAGATTGGGATCAATACGGTAACACCTAATCCATCCTCTGTATTAGATGTCGTGGGTTCTAATAAAGGAATATTAATCCCAAGGATCGCATTAACTGGAAATTCAGATACTACTACAATACCATCACCTGCCAATTCTTTAATGATTTATAATACAGCTGCTGTAAACGGTGTTATTCCAGGATATTATTATTGGAGTGCCAGTGCTGGACGATGGACGAAAGTGTTGGATGACTTAACTCCTATTGTGATGACAGGATGGAGCCTGACGGGGAACTCGGGTATGGTAAACGGAATTAATTTTATAGGAACTTCTGATAATGTAGATGTTATTTTTAAAAGAAATAATATTGTATCCGGGGTCTTAAATACCACGAATACCATCTTTGGAGTGAATAGCCTGACAGCTAATACAACAGGACTTAACAATACTGCCGTAGGCGTGAATAATTTAATTTCAAATACCATAGGCAGCATGAATACTGCCATAGGAGCAGATGTATTGAGTAGTAACAAATCGGGGATACAAAATACAGGGTATGGATACCGAGCTTTATATTCGAATCTGGATGGAAATAATAATGTTGCCAACGGTTATTTTTCACTCTTTTCTGCTAAAAGTACAATAGGCAATGTTGGTATTGGAGCTAGTTCTCTTCGTGAGCTTGTTTCAGGAGACGACAATATAGGAATTGGAGGTGACTCTTTCCGAATGATGCCTGGTGGAAGAGGAAATACAGCGATTGGTGGATCAGCAGGATATAATTTAAATTCTGTAAATAATTATAATACTTTTATTGGCTTCCGGGCGGCGGCCGGACTTGTTTCCGGAAAATCCAATACCATTATCGGAGCTAATGTCAGCGGGTTACCAGCTTTGCTTTCGAATAACATCATCATTGCTGATGGTGACGGAAACAGAAGAATCAATATTGACCAGAACGGTAATGTTGGTATTGGAACAAATACTCCAAAATTTCCACTGGATATTAGGTTAAAAACTACTGTATGGCCTTTAGCGGCATCAAGCCTTACTTATTATGGAATAAGTCCGGATTCAGGCTCTTTTGACGGAACGTTAACTACTTATTCTAATTATACCAATGATATTGGTACTTTTAATACCAACACGTCTATTTATGCGGATGGAAACATTATATCAGTAGGGAAACTGAGTGTAGCACAAACTTCTCTTTTTTCAGATAAAAGAATCAAAAATATCATAGGAAAGTCAGAGGGTGCAAAAGATTTGGAACTCTTAAAAAAGCTCAGCATTACCAATTATTTTATGAAAGATGAATGGGTATATGGTAAGCAGAAGTTTAAAAAGGTGATTGCTCAGGAGGTAGAGGCTGTATATCCGCAAGCAGTCAGTAGAAGTGGTGTAAAGACTTTTATTCCTAATATCTATCAGTTGGCAAAACAAAATGGGGGAATTCTTATTTTTGAAAAGCCCATTCTTATTGCAAAGGAGGACAAATTTCTTAAAATATATGATGAAACAGGAGAAGTTATTTTGGAGATCCAGGCAAGCACGCCTAATAGCATTACAGTTAATTTAGCGGATAAAAACCTTAAAGGAAAGCTATTTGTTTACGGAACTGAAGTGTCTGATTTGAGAACTGTAGACTACGATGCTCTATCTATGTTGAATATCTCTGCAACTCAGGAACTGGCAAAAAAAATAGAGACATTAGAAAAGGAAAATGAAGCATTGAAAAATTCGAATATAGAAATGCAACATAAACAGTCTATTTTTGAAGAACGTTTAAAACACTTAGAATCTTCCTTCTCGAAATAAAAGTAATTCTGGCAATCATCAATAAAAAGGCCTGACTATTTACAATCAGGCTCTATGTGCTTTAAGGTCTATTATCCATCACTATTCGTTAAACCAAAGAAAAGATGATTTAAAGATCATTCAATTTTCTGTAAAAATGAATAGCTTTCAGGATATTTTTTTGACTGCACTGGTGATCATAATTACATGATCCGATTCCTGTAAGCAGAGAAAAGTTAATCTTACTGTCCACGTTCTTTTTATCATTTAATAATAAAGCAGTAATATCTTCATCTTTAAAATCGCTGATATCTAAATAAGGATAGTAACGCTGGATGTTTTCAATGATGATTGTTGAATCTTCTTCTGAAATAAGGTTTTCAAGAAATGCAAGGTGAGCTTCACTAATCATTCCCATAGCAACAGCTTCACCGTGAAGAATCGGATTTCCTTGTTGTAAACAAAGACTTTCAACAGCATGACCTATTGTATGTCCAAAGTTCAAGGTTTTCCTGATATTGCTTTCATGGAAATCTTTTTCTACAACATCCTGTTTGATATCCATAGAATTTTGGATATAAGGGGTTACTGATTCTACATCAATCTTGTGAATCTGGATTAACTGATTCCAATGTGCTTTATCAGCAATTAGTCCATGCTTCAACATTTCAGCAAATCCGCTTCTTAATTCTTTAAAAGGTAAGGTTTCTAAAAATTTAGGATAAATAAAAATCTGTTCAGGAAAAGCAAATGTTCCCACCATGTTTTTATAATGCATCAGATCAATCCCTGTTTTTCCACCAATAGAAGCGTCACACATAGATAAAAGAGTAGTAGGGATATTGATGAACTGGATTCCTCTTTTATAGGTGGATGCTACAAAACCTCCCATATCTGTAATAACACCGCCACCCAGATTAATAACCAATGCTTTTCTGTCTGCCTGCATTTCTGTAAGAATTTCCCAAAGCTGATTGGCTGTTTGGATATTCTTCATTTCTTCTCCTGCTTCAATCTCCAGAATTTCAAACCCAAGATCTGTTTCCATATTGCCTAAAAGAACGGGAAGGCAATATTCATGAGTATTTTCATCCACCAAAATAAAAATTTTACTGAATGTTTTCTCGTGAAGAAAATCGTTAAGTTGAGAAAAATTATCGTTTAATATTGTTATCATCTTCGAAAATATGTAAGGTTAAAATGTAAACTATTCTGCAAAGTTATGATTCTTAATTTTTAACTCGTAACTAAATTACTATCTTTGCAGAAATTTTTAGAATGAGCAGAGATAATAATAATTCAGACAGACCAAAGAGACCAAGAATTTCAACCAAGAAAAGTTCTGATGATTCTCGTGCTTCCAGATCTGGAAATTCTTCAGGATCAAAACCTTTTAAAAAACCTTTCTCTAAAGACGGAGGAAGAAAAGGTCCCGAACATTCAGGATCCAACTCAAGATTTGAAAAGAAACCGTTTAAGAAAAATACTGGGAGTTTTAATAGCTCAAGTGATGATTCTGAATCAAAATCTGAAAGTAGGGCTTATATCACGAATAAAAGTGAAAGCTACGAAAAGAAATCTTTTGGAAGACCTAAAAGAGGTGGTAAAAGCTTTGATACAAGAGATAAGTATGAAAGAGGCAGCCTGAAATATGGTAGAAGGCCTTCTGCTAATGGAGATGATAAGAATGATGATAAAACAAGATCTTATGTACAGAAAAGAAGGCTGAACAAGATTGATAAAGACATTCATAAAGACAGCATCCGTCTTAATAAGTATATTGCTAATTCCGGGATATGCAGCAGGAGAGAGGCTGATGAGCTAATCACTCAAGGGCTTGTAGAGGTAAACGGAAAAGTAGTAACTGAAATGGGATATCAGGTACAGAAAACCGACAGAGTAGTTTTTGACGGACAAAGCATTACACCGGAAAAACCTGTGTATGTACTTCTGAACAAACCAAAAGGGTATATTTCTACCACTAAGGACGATAAAGCAAGAAAAACTGTAATGGATCTTGTAGCGAATGCTTCTCCTTACAGACTTTTCCCAGTGGGAAGATTAGACCGTTCTACTACAGGAGTTATCTTATTGACTAATGACGGACACATGACTAAAAAGCTGACGCATCCATCTTTTGATGCTAAGAAAATCTATCATGTAACGTTGGATAAGAAACTGACTGGTGAAGATTTACGTCTTATTGCAGAAGGAATCCGTCTTGATGAAGGGGTAGCAGTGGTTGATCAGATTTCTTACATTGAAGGTAAGCCTAAAAATGAAATCGGAATTGAGATCCATATCGGGTGGAACCGTGTTATCAGAAGAATTTTCCAAAGATTAGGATACGAAGTAGAATCATTAGACAGAGTAATGTTTGCTGGATTAACGAAGAAGAACATCAAAAGAGGACACTGGAGAATTCTTTCAGAACTGGAAGTAAATAATCTTAAAATGCTTTAAAATAATTTTAAGGTATTGTAAATAAAAAGCGCAGAGATTTATCTCTGCGCTTTTTTGTATTATTAATTGAATAAAATGCTCCACCTATTTGAACTTTTGTCTTATTTAAAATAAAATGTCTCATTTTTGAGACATTTGTCGTAATTTTGGGGGTCAATAAAGAATTTATGAATACTCAGCAGAAAATTATCGAAGCAGCGATATCAGTTTTAAATGATAATTTTTCAGCAACATTAGAGGATATTGCGATAAATTGTGGACTAAACAGAAGAACAATCCATCGATATTTTAAAAATCGAAATGAATTACTGGAAGCTTGTAATAAGAATATGATGGAGGCATGGGAGTTAGCAGCTATTAAAGCTTGTGATAGCTCAGAAGATCCCTTAGTACAACTTGAACATCTATTATATGCAGGAATTGACAGCGGAACAAAATATGCTTTTCTTATTAAACTGAATGATAATGGAAAAGCCTCTTCAGTGATGTATGAAAATGAGCAAAGTGAAGCGTATTTTAAAAGAAGAGATCAATTGTTTGATGCTATTAAGGAATTACAAAAACAGCAGATGGTAGATGATGAGTTTCCATTACCCTGGATAAGAATTCTTTTCACCAGTGTTATTACGGCAACAATTACTGCGTTCAGATCCGGAGATATTGCTCAAAATGAAGTAAAAAAACTGGCCTGGTATTCATTCAGCAGAAGTATTGGTATACAAATAAATAAAAAATGATACATTCCTTTTTAATGATAGGTCAGTCAAATATGGCTGGTCGGGGCTATCTAAAAGAAGTTCCGTCTATTTATGATGAGCATATTAAAATGCAAAGAAACGGATTATGGCAAATCATGTCCGAACCTATTAATTTTGACCGTCCCAGTTCCGGTGTGGGACTTGCCGCTTCATTTGCCGCATCCTGGAGGCTCGATAACCTGGAAGAGGAGATAGGATTGATCCCATGTGCTGATGGAGGAACCAGTCTTGATGATTGGGCTGTAGGTGGTGCTTTATTTGAAAATGCTATATCACAAGCAAAACTTGCACAACGAACAAGTCAGCTTTCCGGGATCTTATGGCATCAGGGCGAAAATGATTGTTCTCCGGAAAAAGCTGAGAGATATAGTGAAAAATTTGCTGTAATAATTAAGACATTGCGTCAGGAATTAAATGTTCCGGAAATTCCTCTTATAATAGGTGGCTTAGGAGACTTCCTGTCCAGTGGTATCTTTGGGCAATATTTCGCTTCATATCCTTTAATTAATCAGGCATTAGAAGACTTTGCAAAAGCTCATGCAGACTGTTATTTTGTTACTGCAGAAGGGCTTACTGCTAATGCTGACAATATTCATTTTAATGCTTTGTCACAAAGAATATTGGGGGTCAGATATTATAGCGCTTTTCGTGATTTAAAACATCTTCTTGAATCTCATAATGATGAAGAAAATAGATTAACAACAATCTATAACCGTCCTTATACCCAAACCGAAAAAATCAAACTATTGGAGCATGAATTTGCAGTTGGAAATATTGAACCTAAAGATTTTCTGTCAGAATTAGCTATACTTAGATAGAGCGTAATATATTCATATTAAAAAACAGCACCAATGATGATGCTGTTTTTTTGATACATTCTAGTATATCATTATTATTTTATCCAAGTACGGTGACTCCTTTTTCAATCATTTCATAGATTGCGTCTCTGCCATTATCCGGTTTTACATTTACCGCACGGGTTCCGTTGAAATGAAGGCAAGTAATATATCCATTTGTCACAGCATCCTGAGCTGTAAATTTTACACAATAATCCATTGCCAATCCTACAATTTCCACTAATTGAATATCATGGTATTTCAAGAAATCATCCAATCCGGTTTTCATGAAATGATTGTTGTCCTGGAAACCACTATAGCTATCTATTTCAATGTTTTTTCCTTTTTGTATGATATGGGTAACTTTACTTTGGTTTAAATCTTTATGGAATTCAGCACCGAAAGTTCCCTGTACACAGTGATCCGGCCACATAAATTGTGGAACGCCATTTAGAATAATACTTTCACCTACTTGACGTCCGTTACTGCTAGCAAAGCTTTTATGTCCTACAGGATGCCAGTCTTGAGTTAAAATGATCTGATCATATTCGTTTTCATCCATCAGAAGGTTGATATAAGGAATAATCTCATTGGCTCCCGGTACTGCTAATGCTCCGCCTTCACAAAAATCATTCTGTACATCGACTATTATTAATGCTTTTTTCATATTTTGACTTCTCGAATTTTTGATAAATTTACAAAACTAATTGGCAAAAATTTGTCCAAAATCAAATTATCGGACAAATCGACAATAAAAAAGCTAAAGGCGACAAGCTGGAAGAATGAGGCTGTAAGTTACTTTTAGTTTTACCACTACTAACTGTTACCTTTAAAAGGAGTATCATTATTCGCATCATCCACCATCCAGCCTTTTAGCGTATCTTTGCAGTAAATAAATAGTTTTTATGTCATTTGAATCGTTAGGATTATCACACAATATTATTCGTTCCGTTAAAAAACTTGGGTATTTAAAACCTTTTCCAATCCAGGAACAAGCTGTACCAGTTATTTTACAAGGAAAAGATCTGATGGGAATTGCGCAGACTGGTTCTGGAAAAACAGCTTGTTTTGTGATGCCTATTTTAGAAAAATTACAAAATTCAGAAGCTAAAAAAGGACGTAATATTCAGGTTTTAATATTGGTGCCAACTCGTGAATTAGCTATTCAGATTGATGAAGTTTTCAGAGCATTTACTGAAAATCTGAAGCGTGAAATTCGTACTATGGCTGTTTATGGAGGAGTTTCTATCAATCCACAGATGAAAGGCTTGTTTGGTGTAGAAGTTCTGATAGCAACTCCCGGACGTTTGTTGGATTTGATTGATCATAATGCATTGAGTATTTCAGAAATTCAACATTTAGTCATTGATGAAGCGGATAAAATGTTTCAATTAGGCTTTGGCGAAGAGATGAATAAGCTTTTTGCTTTAATGCCTGTAGTGAAGCAAACCACTTTATTCTCAGCGACTTTAAATGATAAAGTTTCTGAGGTGAAAGAACGCTTATCTATTCATCCTACGATCGTTGAAATTAAAAAAGAAGAAGTTGAAATTGATAATATCGAGCAGTTCGCTTACCATGTTTCTCCTGAAGACAAAGGCCCTTTTTTAAGATATTTAATTAAAGAAAAGAAGGTCGAAAAAGCATTGATATTTGTTTCGTCTACGAGAGCTGCAGATAATTTAGTGGAAAAACTTAAAAAGAATAAAATTAAAGCGGTTGCTATTCATAGTCAGAAATCTCAAGGTGCCCGAAAAAATAATTTAGAAGAATTTAAATCTAATGGAGCACAAATTTTGGTAGCGACAGACTTAATAGGCCGCGGAATTCATATCGATGATTTACCTTGCGTGATCAATTATGAATTACCACGTTCGCCTTTGGACTACATTCACCGTATTGGTAGAACAGGCCGCGCCAATGAAAAAGGTATTGCTATAAATATTTTGACGGATGATGAATTGCAGCATTTCAGGGTCATTCAAAAGAAAATGGGTAAAAAAGTGACCTTAGAAAGAACAGAAGGCATTAATTTACATGGTTACTAGAATATAAATTTAAATAAAAAGCTCTAATTGTACACAATTGGAGCTTTTTGTATTCCATATATAATCATTATAATTAACATTTTTTTCATATTTAAATTTCTTGAATTTTAATAAATTTACAGAACCAGATAAAGGTTTGCCTCAAATTGAAAGAAGGGACAGATCTACAATAATTAAAAATTAAAACCTGAACAATGAGTGATCTCACGAACAAAAAATTTCCAATAGGACCGTTTGAAGCACCTGAAAATATTTGTGATACAATTTTAGACACCTATATTAAAGCTATTAAAGACTTTCCTGGAAAACTTAGGAACCTCATTGAACATTTTACAGATGAACAACTTGATACGCCCTACAGAGAAGGAGGATGGACAGTAAGACAGCTTGTTAATCATATTGCTGACAGCCATACGAACAGCTTTATCCGCTTTAAGCTAGCTCTTACTGAAGATAACCCAACGATTAAGCCTTATGATGAGGCCAAATGGGCTGAGCTTCAGGATAGTATTGAGATGCCTATAAAACCGGCTATGAGAATGATAAAGGGAACGCACCAACGATGGACTGTGCTTCTTAAAAGCCTTACCAATAAACAGTTTGAAAGAACTTTTCATCATCCTGAACATAACAGAAATTATAATTTAAGGGATAATCTTGCTTTGTATGTCTGGCACTGCAACCATCATTTTGCCCATATTGAAAATCTGAAGAAAGAAAAAGGTTGGTAAAAAAATATCTGACTCATCCAATATATTTTAAGGAAATTACAGACAGAATTTCCAGATTATCTGCAGACAGCCAAAGAAAATGGGGGAAAATGGAAGTCTGTCAGATGCTAACTCACTGTGATCTAGTTCTTCAGGTTGCTTTGAGAAAAATTGAACTTCCCCGTATTAATCCTCTGTTTGAGACAATAGGAATCGTTACAAAACTGGAAATGTGTGTTTTCAATAACGGAATTCCCAGAAACATGCCTACTTTTCAAAAACTAATCGTTAATTTTGAGTGTGATTTTGATGAATCAAAGACCAATCTACTGAAAACGCTGGAGGAATTCCGAGAAGCCTGTAAAAACAGACAACTGCCGGAGAGCCACAGATTATTCGGAAACATGACTGAAAAAGACTGGGAATTTTTAGAGTATAAACATCTAAATCATCACTTAAAACAATTTAATGTATGAGTTTTTTTGATAAAATATTCGGTGGAAATAATCAAACCTCTGATCAAAAGTCTTTCTGGAAAAATATAAGGTCTGAAGAAGACCTAACAAGGGCCATTGAGAGTTCTTATCAGCATAAAATAGCTATATTCAAACATTCTACAAGCTGTTTTATCAGCAAGACTGTATTGAGAAATTTTGAAAAAGAGATTGAAAATTCGCCAGAGGAGGTAGAAGTCTATTACCTAGATCTACTGTCTTACCGCCCTCTTTCGAATAAAATTGCTGAGGATTTTGGAATAAGACATGAAAGTCCGCAGCTGATTGTTATTGAAAACGGAAAGCCCGTTAATAGCGCTTCGCACCAGGACATTTCTTTAAGCCAGATCATATAATGAAGAATATTAATAATTATTTAGCCAAAGTTTTAAACGTTCCCCTTCAAAGTGTGAATGCCTGCAGTCTGCATTATGAAGTAAAAAAGATTCCTAAAAACCAATTTCTTCTTCAGTACGGCGAAATATGCAGACATATATTCTTTGTAGAGAAAGGACTTTTGAAAATGTATTCCATTGATAAAAATGGAAAAGAACACATTATCCAGTTTGCCCCTGAAAGTTGGTTGATTTCTGACCGAAGCAGTCTTTATTTCAATGAAAAATCTAATTATTATATAGAAGCGGTAGAAGATTCGGAAGTTTTGTTTTTGCATCCTGATTTCTTTAATAAACTGGTAGAACAATTTCCAAACAGTATCGAACGTAGTGATTTTCTGCTTCAGAAACATATCAGAAGTCTTCAGAACAGGATTAATTCTTTACTGGGTGAGACTGCCGAGGAAAGATATATGAAATTTATTAAAATGTATCCTGATCTGCTTCTTAGAGTCCCTCAATGGATGATTGCTTCCTATCTTGGCATTACTCCCGAAAGCTTAAGCCGCGTAAGGAAAGAACTGGCAAGAAAGAACTTTGTTCCGGATAATAAATAAAAAAGGCTGAGAGAAGGAGGCAGGGAGTTCTGTTGAACCCAAAAGAACTTTTGAGTAGAAGATGATAAGAACGCACTTAAGATATTCTACGATCTCAATCACTTCCATCTTTCAGCTTTTAACATTCTTACTTTATATAAATCCTTTTTGCCAGTTGCCCAATCTGTTTAAGTTTTGACTGTGTATTTTCTGACCATGGAAGTCCGATGCATAGTCTCAAACAGTTTTCAAATTGATCCTGGAAGGTAAACATTCTTCCCGGTGCAATGCTTATGTTCTGCTTAATGGCAAGATCATAAAGTTCTGTGGTTCGGATTTTCTTATCAAATTCTACCCATAAGGATAATCCTCCTTGTGGACGGCTGGTTTTAGTTCCTTCAGGAAAATGCTCTGCGATGGTTTGTACGTAATTCTGATAATTACTTTGTAATGTTTTTCTAAGCTGCTGAAGATGTTTTTCATACCTTCCGGATTTCATGAAATTAGCTACAGCTTCATTCACAATCGAAATGGAGGAGGTGGAGTGTAGAAGTTTAAGTTTTAATATTTTATCCTTGTATTTTCCAGGAGCAATCCAGCCTACACGGTATCCTGGAGCCAATGTTTTTGAAATGGAGCTGCAATACAGCACATTTCCATCCTTATCAAAAGATTTACAGCATTTCGGACGGCTGGAGCCAAAATATAGATCTCCATAAACATCATCCTCAATTAACGGAATATTATTTTCTGACAGGATTTTTACAATCTCTTTCTTATTTCCGTCAGGCATGCAGCTTCCCAAGGGAGAATTAAAATTGGGAATTAAGAGACACAAATCAATTTTTGGAATTAATTTCTTTAGCGCATCAATTTCTATCCCTGTAGTAGGATGGGTCGGAAGTTCAAGGACTTTTAATCCTAATCCATTAGCTAACTGTAAAATCCCCGGATAACACGGACTTTCAATAGCAATGGTATCGCCTGGTTTTCCCAAAGCCATTAAGCAGAATGATAGAGCATTCATTCCGCCATTTGTAGTTACCAGATCATTTTCATTAAGATTTCCGCTCCATTGCAATGAGCGTACAGCAATCATTCTTCTGAGTTTCAGATTTCCCTGCAGTTCTTCATATTCTGTTCCTCCTTCTTTTAATTCTCTTATAGCATGTACAATTTCTTTTTTCAGTTTGGCCTGAGGAAGGAGGTCTCCTGAAGGAATTCCAATTGAGAAGAAGGTAATATCTTTTTTACCCATATTTTCATATACCTTACTGATTAATTCATCAGGTTCATCATTATTGGCAATCAACGATGGACGGCTCACTTCAGGCAATGGAAGTTTTACAGATAATAACTGACTTACAAAATATCCGGATTGTGGTTTTGACTCTACTAAAGATAAAGATTCCAGTTCAAGGAAAACACGTTTTGCGGTATTCATGCTCACCTGATGTTCATTACATAGCATTCTTACAGAAGGAAGTTTGTCACCTGCCTTCAACACTCCGTTTCTGATCTGAGTGGCAATGCCGTCTGCAATTTCTGTATATAAAAATTCTTTACTCATCTTTTTTCAACTGTACTCATACAAATATACAAAACTGATACTGTGTTTGTCGAATTATCCTTTTTAATTTTGTTCAATAATTAAAACTTATCAAAATGATGACAGATACAATTTCAAAAGACCAGGCTGTAAACGGTTGGATCAATGGTTTTATAGGGGTATTGCTTTTTAGTGGTTCTATGCCGGCTACCAAGCTTGCAGTGATGGAAATGAGTCCTATATTTGCAACGATTGCCCGTGCTGTAATTGCAGGAATTCTAGCCCTTTCAGTTTTATTGATCTATAAAGAAAAGCGTCCTGCAAAAAAACAGTTATTTTCTCTGGTTCTGGTTGCCATAGGATGTGTGATAGGATTTCCTTTGCTTTCTTCATTAGCCTTGCAATATCTTACCTCTGCCCATTCTATTGTATTTTTGGGAATGTTGCCATTAGCTACTGCAATTTTTGGAGTTTTCCGTGGTGGAGAAAAGCCACATCCTGTATTCTGGATCTTTTCTGTAATCGGAAGTCTTTTAGTGATTGGTTATGCCTTTTCTCAGGGAATTTCAGCTTCTCCGATCGGTGATATTCTGATGCTTCTTGCTATTATCCTTTGTGGAATGGGATATGCAGAAGGCGCTAAACTTTCTAAAACATTAGGCGGATGGCAGGTTATTTCATGGGCACTTGTTTTATCACTGCCTGTTATGCTTCCCTTATTTTTCATTTATTTTCCATCCAACGTGGAATCTATAAGCTTTAGAGGATGGTTTGGCTTAGGTTATATTTCTCTGTTTAGTATGTTTATAGGGTTTATATTCTGGTATAAAGGATTGGCACAAGGTGGAATTACCACTGTAGGGCAGCTGCAATTATTACAACCGTTTTTTGGGCTTGCTTTAGCAGCATATCTTCTTCACGAGCAGGTAAGTATAGGAATGTTGGGAATTACTGTGGGAGTCATTTTGTGTGTTGCAGGAACTAAAAAGTTTGCAAAATAATTAAGAATGTTGAAGCCAAAGCTTCTAGACAGACTTATCTAAGAGATTCAAGGGTGTTATTACCGATATAAAGTTTATCTCAATGGATAAAAACCCGTTTTCAAAAATGTGAAAACGGGTTTTTTTATTAATATAAAAGTTATATATTTAAGTTAAT is a genomic window of Chryseobacterium nakagawai containing:
- a CDS encoding tail fiber domain-containing protein; the encoded protein is MKKCTLLLLLLFFENNLQAQIGINTVTPNPSSVLDVVGSNKGILIPRIALTGNSDTTTIPSPANSLMIYNTAAVNGVIPGYYYWSASAGRWTKVLDDLTPIVMTGWSLTGNSGMVNGINFIGTSDNVDVIFKRNNIVSGVLNTTNTIFGVNSLTANTTGLNNTAVGVNNLISNTIGSMNTAIGADVLSSNKSGIQNTGYGYRALYSNLDGNNNVANGYFSLFSAKSTIGNVGIGASSLRELVSGDDNIGIGGDSFRMMPGGRGNTAIGGSAGYNLNSVNNYNTFIGFRAAAGLVSGKSNTIIGANVSGLPALLSNNIIIADGDGNRRINIDQNGNVGIGTNTPKFPLDIRLKTTVWPLAASSLTYYGISPDSGSFDGTLTTYSNYTNDIGTFNTNTSIYADGNIISVGKLSVAQTSLFSDKRIKNIIGKSEGAKDLELLKKLSITNYFMKDEWVYGKQKFKKVIAQEVEAVYPQAVSRSGVKTFIPNIYQLAKQNGGILIFEKPILIAKEDKFLKIYDETGEVILEIQASTPNSITVNLADKNLKGKLFVYGTEVSDLRTVDYDALSMLNISATQELAKKIETLEKENEALKNSNIEMQHKQSIFEERLKHLESSFSK
- the aroB gene encoding 3-dehydroquinate synthase, translating into MITILNDNFSQLNDFLHEKTFSKIFILVDENTHEYCLPVLLGNMETDLGFEILEIEAGEEMKNIQTANQLWEILTEMQADRKALVINLGGGVITDMGGFVASTYKRGIQFINIPTTLLSMCDASIGGKTGIDLMHYKNMVGTFAFPEQIFIYPKFLETLPFKELRSGFAEMLKHGLIADKAHWNQLIQIHKIDVESVTPYIQNSMDIKQDVVEKDFHESNIRKTLNFGHTIGHAVESLCLQQGNPILHGEAVAMGMISEAHLAFLENLISEEDSTIIIENIQRYYPYLDISDFKDEDITALLLNDKKNVDSKINFSLLTGIGSCNYDHQCSQKNILKAIHFYRKLNDL
- a CDS encoding pseudouridine synthase, which gives rise to MSRDNNNSDRPKRPRISTKKSSDDSRASRSGNSSGSKPFKKPFSKDGGRKGPEHSGSNSRFEKKPFKKNTGSFNSSSDDSESKSESRAYITNKSESYEKKSFGRPKRGGKSFDTRDKYERGSLKYGRRPSANGDDKNDDKTRSYVQKRRLNKIDKDIHKDSIRLNKYIANSGICSRREADELITQGLVEVNGKVVTEMGYQVQKTDRVVFDGQSITPEKPVYVLLNKPKGYISTTKDDKARKTVMDLVANASPYRLFPVGRLDRSTTGVILLTNDGHMTKKLTHPSFDAKKIYHVTLDKKLTGEDLRLIAEGIRLDEGVAVVDQISYIEGKPKNEIGIEIHIGWNRVIRRIFQRLGYEVESLDRVMFAGLTKKNIKRGHWRILSELEVNNLKML
- a CDS encoding TetR/AcrR family transcriptional regulator — encoded protein: MNTQQKIIEAAISVLNDNFSATLEDIAINCGLNRRTIHRYFKNRNELLEACNKNMMEAWELAAIKACDSSEDPLVQLEHLLYAGIDSGTKYAFLIKLNDNGKASSVMYENEQSEAYFKRRDQLFDAIKELQKQQMVDDEFPLPWIRILFTSVITATITAFRSGDIAQNEVKKLAWYSFSRSIGIQINKK
- a CDS encoding sialate O-acetylesterase — translated: MIHSFLMIGQSNMAGRGYLKEVPSIYDEHIKMQRNGLWQIMSEPINFDRPSSGVGLAASFAASWRLDNLEEEIGLIPCADGGTSLDDWAVGGALFENAISQAKLAQRTSQLSGILWHQGENDCSPEKAERYSEKFAVIIKTLRQELNVPEIPLIIGGLGDFLSSGIFGQYFASYPLINQALEDFAKAHADCYFVTAEGLTANADNIHFNALSQRILGVRYYSAFRDLKHLLESHNDEENRLTTIYNRPYTQTEKIKLLEHEFAVGNIEPKDFLSELAILR
- the pncA gene encoding bifunctional nicotinamidase/pyrazinamidase, whose translation is MKKALIIVDVQNDFCEGGALAVPGANEIIPYINLLMDENEYDQIILTQDWHPVGHKSFASSNGRQVGESIILNGVPQFMWPDHCVQGTFGAEFHKDLNQSKVTHIIQKGKNIEIDSYSGFQDNNHFMKTGLDDFLKYHDIQLVEIVGLAMDYCVKFTAQDAVTNGYITCLHFNGTRAVNVKPDNGRDAIYEMIEKGVTVLG